One Ignavibacterium album JCM 16511 genomic region harbors:
- a CDS encoding DUF1343 domain-containing protein encodes MIVKTKAKVKTGIEVLRERNFDILKGKRVGLVTNPTGVDSKLKSTIDILFEAPEVNLVALYGPEHGVRGNYSAGEYVDFYIDESTKLPVYSLYGKTRKPTPEMLKDIDVLVFDIQDIGSRSYTYISTMGLVMEAAAENNKEVVILDRPNPLGGNRVEGNLVEDGFYSFVSQFSIPYIHGLAVGELAMLLNEEGMLNNKVKCKLSVVKMEGWNRSMYFEKTGLPWVLTSPHIPHPYSAFYYAASGIVGELRGVVSIGIGYTLPFQTFAAEWINSVELANKMNSYNLPGVIFRPITYKPYYAFGKDKMLNGVQIHILDYDIVELIPIQFYFLQAVNELYGRNLIKEGSNNDMFDKVLGTNKIREMFIVNQKVEDIIHYLKKDIDNFKAISKKYYLYD; translated from the coding sequence ATGATTGTAAAGACTAAAGCCAAAGTAAAAACCGGAATTGAAGTATTGCGAGAAAGAAACTTTGATATTCTCAAAGGTAAAAGAGTTGGATTGGTTACAAATCCAACCGGTGTAGATAGCAAACTTAAATCAACAATTGATATTTTATTTGAAGCTCCGGAAGTAAATCTCGTTGCACTTTATGGACCTGAACACGGTGTTCGTGGAAATTATTCCGCCGGCGAATATGTGGATTTTTATATTGATGAATCTACTAAACTTCCTGTTTATTCTTTGTATGGAAAAACGAGAAAACCAACTCCTGAAATGTTGAAAGACATTGATGTGTTAGTTTTTGATATTCAGGATATTGGAAGTCGTTCATATACTTACATAAGCACAATGGGATTAGTTATGGAAGCCGCTGCCGAGAATAATAAAGAAGTTGTTATACTCGACAGACCAAATCCTCTTGGTGGAAACAGAGTTGAAGGAAACTTAGTTGAAGATGGTTTTTATTCTTTTGTCAGTCAGTTTTCAATTCCATACATACACGGTTTAGCAGTTGGTGAGTTAGCTATGCTATTGAATGAAGAAGGTATGTTGAACAATAAAGTTAAATGTAAGCTGTCGGTTGTTAAGATGGAAGGTTGGAACAGAAGTATGTATTTTGAAAAAACCGGTTTGCCATGGGTTTTGACATCACCTCATATTCCGCATCCTTATTCAGCATTTTATTATGCTGCTTCGGGAATTGTTGGTGAACTTCGCGGAGTAGTTTCAATTGGAATTGGTTATACTCTTCCCTTCCAGACTTTTGCTGCTGAGTGGATTAATTCTGTTGAATTAGCTAACAAGATGAACTCATACAATTTGCCGGGAGTAATTTTCCGACCAATTACTTATAAACCATATTACGCTTTTGGAAAAGATAAAATGTTAAACGGAGTTCAGATTCATATCCTGGATTATGATATTGTTGAACTGATTCCAATTCAATTTTATTTCCTTCAGGCTGTAAATGAATTGTATGGTAGAAATTTAATCAAAGAAGGAAGTAATAATGATATGTTTGATAAAGTACTTGGTACGAATAAGATTCGTGAAATGTTTATTGTAAATCAAAAAGTTGAGGATATAATTCATTATCTGAAAAAAGACATAGATAACTTCAAAGCAATTTCAAAAAAATATTATTTATACGATTAG
- a CDS encoding phytanoyl-CoA dioxygenase family protein — MVRIEGLTELSASEILNSDISKSLKKFLDEKKELTPEQINFYHNNGFVKVKDVVTEEYLPELRRIIEAAVLIRKGKDERDLKQKSQYEQSFLQCGYLCWDFPAVKEIVFSKRFAGIVKDLMQAEHIRLWHDQALFKEPGGRITDAHQDCSYWPIHEPQFTSTMWLALVDVPVEKGCLYFYPRTNDPKLREYVDIFRNPHQPEFLKKEEKVFMPLKAGEATFHSGLTFHGAGENKTNQMREAMTIIYIKDGVTFDSSDERNKTHTSCIGLNEGEIINTKYTPILI, encoded by the coding sequence ATGGTAAGAATCGAAGGATTAACAGAATTATCTGCTTCGGAAATTCTTAATTCGGACATTTCAAAATCATTAAAGAAATTTCTTGATGAAAAAAAGGAGTTGACACCTGAACAAATCAATTTTTACCACAACAACGGATTTGTTAAAGTTAAAGATGTCGTTACAGAAGAATACTTACCCGAACTAAGAAGAATTATTGAAGCAGCTGTTTTGATAAGAAAAGGAAAAGATGAAAGAGATCTGAAACAAAAATCACAGTATGAACAATCATTCCTTCAATGTGGATATTTGTGTTGGGATTTTCCCGCTGTAAAAGAAATTGTGTTCTCAAAAAGATTTGCCGGAATTGTAAAGGACTTAATGCAGGCAGAACATATCAGACTCTGGCACGATCAGGCATTATTTAAAGAACCTGGCGGTAGAATAACTGATGCTCATCAGGATTGCAGCTACTGGCCAATCCACGAACCACAATTTACTTCAACAATGTGGCTTGCACTTGTGGATGTTCCTGTTGAAAAAGGTTGTCTCTATTTTTATCCGAGAACCAATGATCCAAAACTCAGAGAGTATGTTGATATATTCAGAAATCCCCATCAACCTGAATTTCTGAAAAAGGAAGAAAAAGTTTTTATGCCACTGAAAGCTGGTGAAGCAACATTCCATTCAGGTTTAACTTTTCACGGCGCGGGTGAAAATAAAACCAATCAGATGCGTGAAGCAATGACTATTATTTATATTAAAGACGGAGTTACTTTTGATTCATCGGATGAAAGAAATAAAACTCATACATCATGCATTGGGTTAAATGAAGGAGAAATAATTAACACTAAATACACACCAATTTTAATTTAA
- a CDS encoding Na+/H+ antiporter NhaC family protein, translating to MEHHGFLSVLPPVLAIALAIKTRQVFVSLLFGIWLGWIILSNGNLINGTTATVQALVDVFKDAGNTRTIMFSSLVGAMIAFIQRSGGVAGFVRLINNFLDKLEKKKIGNRRKTVQLIAWATGTAIFVESSINALTVGTVFRPIFDKLKIPREKLAYIADSISAPTCILIPLNAWGAYIMGLIAAQGFSNPLEILIKSFPLNFYPMFAMAMVLFVIISQKDFGPMKKAEKRAREEGKVLRDGAVPLISADVVSLEKKDNVKEKAINMILPISVMVGMMPLMLLYTGWSNVENIELLKWYEQIFFALGKGSGSTAVLYSVLTAIIISSVLYITQKIFTFSETIDLIFKGISGLIPLALLMMLAFAIGTVCRELGTGIYTAELSKQWLSPNFVPVIVFVVACFIAFSTGTSWGTFAIMLPIGIPMAQALDANLYLTIAAALGGGVFGDHCSPISDTTIISSMASASDHIDHVKTQLPYALTAGATTALLYLILGIIIH from the coding sequence ATGGAGCATCACGGTTTCCTTTCAGTACTTCCACCGGTTCTTGCAATTGCATTAGCCATTAAAACTCGTCAGGTTTTTGTTTCACTTCTATTTGGAATTTGGTTGGGTTGGATTATCCTAAGCAATGGAAATCTGATTAATGGAACAACTGCAACTGTTCAGGCGCTTGTTGATGTTTTTAAAGATGCTGGAAATACCCGCACAATTATGTTCAGCAGTCTTGTTGGAGCAATGATTGCTTTCATTCAAAGATCTGGTGGAGTAGCAGGATTTGTTAGATTGATTAACAATTTTCTCGATAAACTTGAAAAGAAGAAAATAGGTAACAGAAGAAAGACAGTTCAGCTTATTGCCTGGGCAACGGGAACAGCCATATTTGTTGAGTCAAGCATTAATGCATTAACAGTGGGAACTGTATTCAGACCAATCTTTGATAAACTGAAAATCCCGAGAGAAAAACTTGCATACATTGCTGATTCAATTTCAGCACCTACTTGTATTTTAATTCCACTGAATGCCTGGGGAGCTTATATAATGGGTTTGATTGCTGCACAAGGATTTTCAAATCCTTTAGAAATTTTGATAAAATCTTTTCCACTTAACTTCTACCCAATGTTTGCAATGGCAATGGTATTATTTGTCATAATCAGTCAAAAAGATTTTGGTCCTATGAAAAAAGCAGAGAAGCGCGCAAGGGAGGAAGGAAAGGTTTTAAGGGATGGCGCTGTTCCATTGATTTCTGCTGATGTTGTCTCACTCGAAAAAAAAGATAATGTAAAAGAAAAAGCAATCAATATGATTTTACCTATTTCTGTGATGGTTGGAATGATGCCGCTGATGCTGCTATACACTGGTTGGAGTAATGTTGAAAATATTGAATTGCTCAAGTGGTATGAACAGATATTTTTTGCTCTTGGAAAAGGTTCGGGTTCAACAGCTGTCTTATACTCCGTGTTAACTGCAATAATTATAAGCAGTGTTTTATATATCACTCAGAAAATTTTTACTTTTTCTGAAACAATTGATCTTATCTTTAAAGGCATAAGTGGACTTATTCCTTTAGCTTTACTTATGATGTTGGCATTTGCAATCGGAACTGTTTGCCGTGAGCTTGGTACCGGAATTTACACTGCTGAACTATCAAAACAATGGCTGTCTCCGAATTTTGTTCCTGTTATAGTTTTTGTTGTTGCCTGCTTCATTGCATTTTCAACAGGAACTTCCTGGGGAACTTTTGCAATTATGCTCCCAATTGGAATTCCAATGGCACAAGCACTTGATGCAAATCTTTATCTTACAATTGCAGCAGCACTTGGCGGAGGAGTTTTTGGTGATCATTGTTCGCCAATTTCTGATACTACAATTATTTCCTCAATGGCTTCTGCCAGTGATCATATTGATCATGTTAAAACTCAATTGCCTTATGCATTAACTGCTGGTGCAACTACTGCATTGTTATATTTGATTTTAGGAATAATTATTCATTGA
- a CDS encoding N-acetylglucosamine kinase encodes MKYLIGIDGGGTKSKCVITDFELNPLYEVTGGPSNFLMLGTDKVAETILSLIIQCVNHLNINYENISSIVLGTTGGGRRNDAEELERAITHLAAHKRIPLKDFHVESDARIALEGAFSGKPGSILIAGTGSIMFGKDRSGNIHRVGGFGRFIGDEGGGFRLGQKGLRFVAKEFDGRASKTLMTALLKEKFKIDSPENLITEIYRNNFDIASVAPLVIEAAEKGDKPAQTIIESEADELILHIDSMRKKLKEKKFYLALIGSLITTENYYSFRFREKVVQKFDDVIIKDAENPPEIGAAIMARQIAQ; translated from the coding sequence GTGAAGTACCTAATCGGAATTGATGGAGGCGGAACAAAAAGTAAATGTGTTATCACAGACTTTGAACTTAATCCACTTTATGAAGTTACCGGTGGACCATCCAACTTTTTAATGCTGGGAACAGATAAAGTTGCTGAAACAATTCTTAGTCTCATTATCCAGTGTGTAAATCATCTGAATATTAATTATGAAAACATTTCTTCCATTGTTTTGGGAACAACAGGCGGAGGACGAAGAAATGATGCTGAGGAACTTGAAAGAGCAATTACTCATCTTGCTGCACATAAAAGAATTCCTTTAAAAGATTTCCATGTTGAAAGCGATGCACGAATTGCTCTTGAAGGTGCATTCAGTGGAAAACCCGGAAGTATTTTAATTGCTGGCACCGGCTCAATTATGTTTGGTAAAGATAGATCAGGAAATATTCATCGCGTTGGTGGTTTTGGAAGATTTATTGGTGATGAAGGAGGCGGTTTCAGATTAGGGCAGAAAGGTTTGAGATTTGTTGCAAAAGAGTTCGATGGAAGAGCAAGCAAGACTTTAATGACTGCACTTCTGAAAGAAAAATTTAAGATTGATTCACCTGAAAATCTTATCACTGAAATTTATCGCAACAACTTTGACATTGCTTCAGTTGCACCTTTAGTGATTGAAGCTGCTGAAAAGGGAGATAAACCAGCACAAACGATTATCGAATCAGAAGCTGATGAATTAATTCTTCACATCGATTCTATGCGGAAAAAACTCAAAGAGAAAAAATTTTATTTAGCATTGATAGGTAGTTTAATCACAACTGAAAATTATTACTCTTTTCGTTTTAGAGAAAAAGTCGTGCAGAAGTTTGATGATGTTATAATCAAGGATGCTGAAAATCCTCCTGAGATAGGTGCTGCAATAATGGCAAGACAAATCGCTCAATAA
- a CDS encoding MFS transporter translates to MLNKKTEYRNPWYWVPSLYFAQGIPYVMVMSVSVMMYKRLGVSNTDIAFFTSLLYFPWFLKFAWGPFVDMFKTKRFWTVTMQFFVAAALFGIALSLPTSYFWHLTLFVFALMAFSSATHDIAADGFYMLSLPQKDQAAFVGVRSTFYRVATIVGSGLLVIIAGELEGKLGIKGAWSVVFIVMGIMFSILFLYHKFILPYPLEDRGTLADKKLSVKQIFLLIGGFLLVAVSFFILYEILNFLLSLMNISSMGKTITSTILLVILAVVLFRTIVATQVDKFENSGNKNDAFTPFIEFLKAFVVFMRKKDIWVILSFLLFFRFAEAQLVKLVQPFLLDPRDKGGLGLTTSEVGIVYGTIGVLALTAGGLLGGYVISKKGLKWWLWPMVLIMHLPDLVFVYLSQTQPTNLFIISFAVAFEQFGYGFGFTAYMMYMIMISQGEHKTAHYAICTGIMALGMMIPGMFSGALQEAIGYSNFFLWVVASTIPGFIVTALVKIDPEFGVKSDKK, encoded by the coding sequence ATGCTAAATAAAAAAACTGAATATAGAAATCCATGGTATTGGGTTCCAAGTTTATATTTTGCTCAGGGCATTCCTTATGTAATGGTGATGTCAGTTTCTGTTATGATGTATAAAAGATTAGGAGTGTCGAATACCGACATCGCATTTTTTACCAGCTTACTTTACTTTCCCTGGTTTTTGAAGTTTGCGTGGGGACCTTTTGTCGATATGTTCAAAACAAAAAGGTTTTGGACAGTTACGATGCAGTTTTTCGTTGCAGCTGCTTTGTTTGGAATAGCACTCAGTTTACCAACATCCTACTTCTGGCATTTGACTCTGTTTGTCTTCGCATTGATGGCATTCAGTTCCGCTACACACGATATTGCAGCAGATGGTTTTTATATGCTTAGTCTTCCTCAAAAAGATCAGGCAGCGTTTGTTGGTGTTAGAAGTACTTTCTATCGTGTAGCAACAATTGTTGGTTCTGGTTTACTTGTAATTATCGCCGGTGAACTTGAAGGAAAGCTTGGAATTAAAGGTGCCTGGTCAGTTGTTTTTATCGTGATGGGAATAATGTTTTCAATTCTGTTTCTTTATCATAAATTTATTTTGCCTTATCCACTTGAAGACAGAGGCACATTAGCTGATAAAAAATTATCTGTCAAACAGATTTTTCTTCTGATCGGTGGATTTCTTTTAGTTGCAGTTTCATTTTTTATTCTTTATGAAATTCTGAACTTCCTCCTTTCTTTAATGAATATTTCATCAATGGGAAAAACTATTACAAGTACTATTCTTCTCGTGATACTTGCAGTGGTTTTATTCAGAACAATTGTTGCCACGCAAGTTGATAAGTTTGAAAACTCAGGAAATAAAAATGATGCATTCACTCCGTTTATCGAGTTCCTGAAGGCATTTGTAGTCTTTATGCGAAAAAAAGATATCTGGGTTATTCTTTCGTTTCTTCTTTTCTTCAGATTTGCTGAGGCACAACTTGTTAAGCTTGTTCAACCCTTTCTATTAGATCCCCGTGACAAAGGTGGGCTTGGTCTGACCACATCGGAAGTTGGAATTGTTTATGGAACAATTGGAGTACTAGCTTTAACTGCCGGAGGTTTACTCGGCGGTTATGTTATTTCGAAGAAAGGATTGAAATGGTGGCTCTGGCCAATGGTTTTAATTATGCATTTGCCGGATTTAGTTTTTGTGTATTTATCTCAGACTCAGCCGACGAATCTTTTTATAATCAGTTTTGCGGTTGCATTCGAACAATTCGGATATGGTTTTGGATTTACAGCTTATATGATGTATATGATTATGATTTCGCAAGGTGAACATAAAACTGCCCACTATGCAATTTGCACAGGTATAATGGCGCTTGGAATGATGATTCCCGGTATGTTCAGCGGTGCTTTGCAGGAAGCAATTGGATATTCAAATTTCTTTTTGTGGGTTGTAGCTTCAACTATTCCGGGATTTATTGTTACTGCGTTAGTTAAAATTGATCCCGAGTTTGGAGTTAAATCAGATAAAAAATAA
- a CDS encoding M3 family metallopeptidase, whose product MRYIISGILLITFISTVMLAQTISNNPFFEEWNTPFQTPPFSKIKNEHFLPALEEGIKQQRAELEQIINNSEAPTFQNTIAALEKSGKLLNKVTRVFFNLTGANTNDELQKVAETITPQLTKLNNDIYLNEKLYQRIKSIYEQKENLNLNKEELRLLENYYTDFTRAGIGLSEDKKKRLRDINEQLSSLQLKFGDNLRKETNALGLVIDKEEDLIGLPDAVIKAAAELAEANGLKGKWAFNLQRPSWTPFLQYSQKRELREKLYKAYLNRGNNNNEFDNKEIIKKIVELRIEKAKLLGYETYAHFKLEKNMAKTPENVLKFLNELWLPSINQAKVEAAEMQKLIDDEGGNFKLAGWDWWYYAEKVKKAKYALDEEMLRPYFKMENVRKGAFDVASKLYGIKFIKRDDIEVYDNDVEVYEVQEADGSLVGILYTDYYPRNGKRAGAWMSYYRGQSNMEGEMIYPLVVNVGNFTKPTSDKPALLSFDDVNTLFHEFGHALNGLFARSTYPGSKRSPVDFVELPSQIMENWASHPDVLKMYARHYQTNEPITDELIQKIQNSQYFNKGFEQTEYLAASFLDMDWHTLKAPVQTDVNKFEEESLNRIGLIPEIASRYQSTNFNHIFGGDGYSAGYYGYSWAAVLDADAFEAFLETDLFNQQVAKSFRENILEKSGSDDPMELYKKFRGREPKVDALLKRLGFKK is encoded by the coding sequence ATGAGATATATTATTTCAGGAATTTTATTAATAACATTCATTTCAACAGTTATGCTTGCACAAACTATTTCAAATAATCCGTTCTTTGAAGAGTGGAATACACCGTTCCAGACTCCACCTTTCAGTAAAATTAAAAATGAACATTTTCTTCCTGCACTTGAAGAAGGAATAAAACAACAAAGAGCAGAATTGGAACAAATAATAAATAATTCAGAAGCTCCAACATTTCAGAACACAATTGCTGCACTTGAAAAAAGTGGTAAGCTTTTAAATAAAGTAACCAGAGTATTTTTTAACCTGACAGGAGCAAATACTAATGATGAACTTCAGAAAGTAGCCGAGACAATTACTCCGCAATTGACGAAACTAAATAATGATATTTATTTAAATGAAAAGCTTTACCAAAGAATTAAATCAATTTATGAACAGAAAGAAAATCTGAATCTGAACAAAGAGGAATTGAGATTACTCGAAAATTATTACACTGATTTTACCCGCGCAGGAATCGGATTAAGTGAAGATAAGAAAAAAAGACTTAGAGATATCAACGAACAATTAAGCTCACTCCAGTTGAAGTTCGGCGATAATCTAAGAAAAGAAACAAATGCTTTGGGACTTGTAATTGATAAAGAAGAAGATTTAATAGGATTACCCGATGCCGTTATAAAAGCCGCTGCAGAACTTGCAGAGGCAAATGGATTGAAAGGGAAGTGGGCATTTAATCTTCAGAGGCCAAGCTGGACACCGTTCCTTCAGTATTCACAAAAAAGAGAATTGAGAGAGAAACTATATAAAGCATATCTGAACAGAGGCAATAACAACAACGAATTTGATAATAAAGAAATTATTAAGAAGATTGTTGAGCTGAGAATTGAAAAAGCAAAACTTTTGGGTTATGAGACTTATGCTCACTTCAAACTTGAAAAGAATATGGCAAAAACTCCTGAAAATGTTTTGAAGTTTTTAAATGAGCTTTGGCTTCCTTCAATCAATCAGGCAAAAGTCGAAGCTGCTGAAATGCAAAAATTAATTGATGACGAAGGTGGAAACTTCAAATTAGCCGGCTGGGATTGGTGGTATTATGCTGAGAAAGTTAAAAAAGCAAAATACGCACTTGATGAAGAAATGCTCAGACCATATTTCAAAATGGAAAATGTTCGCAAAGGTGCTTTCGATGTAGCAAGCAAATTATATGGAATTAAATTTATTAAGAGAGATGACATTGAAGTTTATGACAATGATGTCGAAGTCTATGAAGTTCAGGAAGCAGATGGTTCTTTAGTCGGAATTCTTTATACAGATTATTATCCAAGAAATGGAAAACGCGCTGGTGCATGGATGAGTTACTATCGTGGACAATCAAATATGGAAGGCGAAATGATTTATCCTCTTGTTGTTAATGTTGGTAACTTCACAAAACCGACTTCCGATAAACCTGCATTACTTAGCTTTGACGATGTTAATACACTCTTTCACGAATTTGGTCATGCTTTGAATGGTCTGTTTGCTCGTTCAACTTATCCCGGCTCAAAAAGATCACCGGTTGACTTTGTTGAACTTCCATCTCAAATAATGGAAAACTGGGCTTCGCATCCTGATGTTTTGAAAATGTACGCAAGACATTATCAAACAAATGAACCAATAACAGATGAGCTGATACAAAAAATTCAGAACTCGCAATACTTCAACAAAGGATTTGAGCAAACTGAATATCTTGCAGCGTCTTTTCTTGATATGGATTGGCACACTCTGAAAGCACCGGTTCAAACTGATGTGAATAAATTTGAAGAAGAAAGTTTAAACAGAATAGGTTTAATTCCTGAAATCGCCTCACGATATCAAAGTACAAACTTCAATCATATTTTTGGTGGAGATGGATACTCAGCAGGATATTATGGTTATAGTTGGGCAGCTGTTCTCGATGCTGATGCCTTTGAAGCATTTCTCGAAACAGATTTATTCAATCAGCAGGTAGCAAAGTCTTTCAGAGAAAATATTCTTGAGAAAAGCGGAAGTGATGATCCGATGGAATTGTATAAAAAATTCAGAGGCAGAGAACCAAAAGTTGATGCATTACTCAAGAGATTAGGATTTAAGAAATAA
- a CDS encoding C40 family peptidase, protein MKKFLTMVFVLSILSNNILSQVNPDMEKVKSIIKDVKEKFAPDKRVAVFNIEAEQPEKKIIIKGETNLPEAKNFLIKTLDAEAIKYEDKIELLPSKHLGDKIYGVINLSVSNIRTNPDHPAELSTQSLLGTPIKILKKGQWGFYLVQTPDGYISWLDDDGFQLMNETELNEWKASEKIIYINEFGWAYENADVKSQHISDLVAGNLLKLLSEQKDFYQVEFPDKRIAYILKSESEKFNKWYERLNPTGESILETAYRFMGVPYLWGGTSAKGMDCSGFTKTVYFLNGIILPRDASQQVHTGELVETNNGWENLQAGDLLFFGSKANGEKKERITHVAIYIGDGDFIHASGRVRINSFNKAKPYYSEYRDNAFIRAKRILSSVGKNGIERILDNEFYK, encoded by the coding sequence ATGAAAAAATTTTTAACAATGGTTTTTGTTTTATCAATTCTTTCAAATAATATTTTATCACAGGTGAATCCTGATATGGAAAAAGTAAAATCAATAATTAAAGATGTAAAAGAAAAATTCGCTCCTGATAAAAGAGTTGCTGTATTTAATATTGAAGCAGAACAGCCGGAAAAGAAAATTATCATAAAAGGTGAAACAAATCTTCCTGAGGCGAAGAATTTTCTCATCAAAACACTTGATGCAGAAGCGATAAAGTATGAAGATAAAATTGAATTGCTTCCATCGAAGCATCTCGGTGATAAAATTTATGGTGTAATCAATCTTTCTGTTTCAAATATCCGTACAAATCCGGATCATCCTGCAGAACTTTCAACTCAATCTTTGCTTGGTACGCCAATTAAAATTTTGAAGAAAGGACAATGGGGATTTTATCTTGTACAAACACCAGATGGTTATATTTCCTGGCTTGACGATGATGGATTTCAGTTGATGAATGAAACTGAATTGAATGAATGGAAAGCTTCAGAAAAAATAATTTATATAAATGAATTCGGCTGGGCTTATGAAAATGCAGATGTAAAATCACAACACATTTCAGATTTAGTTGCAGGAAATCTTCTCAAATTATTGTCTGAACAAAAAGATTTTTATCAGGTTGAGTTTCCCGATAAAAGAATTGCTTATATTCTTAAATCAGAATCAGAGAAATTTAATAAATGGTACGAAAGACTTAATCCAACCGGCGAAAGCATTCTTGAAACAGCTTACAGATTTATGGGCGTTCCTTATTTGTGGGGCGGAACTTCTGCAAAAGGAATGGATTGCAGCGGATTCACTAAGACAGTTTATTTTTTGAATGGAATTATTTTACCAAGAGATGCTTCACAACAAGTTCATACTGGTGAATTAGTTGAAACAAACAATGGTTGGGAAAATCTTCAAGCCGGTGATTTGCTTTTCTTTGGTTCTAAAGCGAATGGTGAGAAGAAAGAAAGAATTACACATGTTGCAATTTATATTGGTGACGGCGATTTCATTCACGCTTCAGGAAGAGTAAGAATTAACAGTTTTAATAAAGCAAAACCATACTACAGTGAGTATCGCGATAATGCATTCATAAGAGCAAAGAGGATTTTATCTTCAGTTGGTAAAAATGGAATAGAAAGAATTTTGGATAATGAATTTTATAAGTGA
- a CDS encoding transglutaminase-like domain-containing protein: MKTIILTIMLSTFILSQTKFDDVNELVKAGEFTKASKLIDEKVKTMNLLHEEIFQLQFEKERLERIRKDFNKTADDILKYARKYYPNATESDLRKWEDDGSLEYKIIDGKKWYFARAASNLFRINKEAKKQKELIDGFKKDPLDVFLESYTPKVLDESANAQEKLVKPVTFRLNYTVTVEPNAVPNGEVIRCWLPFPREGHERQQNIKLLGINSDEYVIASNDNLQRTIYFEKVAQKDQPTVFNIVLEVTNYSEVNFIEPTQIKPYNKNSGLYKTFTSERAPHIVFTDKIKNLSKEIVGEEKNPYLIAKKIFTWISTNIPWAGAREYSTIENISEYCLTRKHGDCGIKTLLFMTLCRYNGIPAKWQSGWMLHPGEVNLHDWCEIYLEGYGWVPVDQSFGMVDSEKEDEKYFFLGSIDPYHLIINDDYSTPIFPAKIFPRSETVDFQRGELEWRGGNLYFDKWDYHMEVEYIEPK, from the coding sequence ATGAAAACAATCATTCTAACAATTATGTTATCAACTTTTATTCTTTCTCAGACAAAATTCGATGATGTAAATGAGCTTGTTAAAGCAGGTGAATTCACCAAAGCATCTAAACTTATCGATGAAAAAGTTAAAACAATGAACTTATTGCACGAAGAAATATTTCAACTTCAGTTTGAAAAAGAACGACTAGAAAGAATCAGAAAAGATTTTAACAAAACCGCTGATGACATATTGAAGTATGCCAGAAAGTATTATCCGAATGCAACTGAATCCGATTTGAGAAAATGGGAAGATGATGGATCGCTTGAGTACAAGATTATAGACGGAAAGAAATGGTATTTTGCAAGAGCTGCATCAAATCTTTTCAGGATAAACAAAGAAGCAAAAAAGCAGAAAGAGTTAATAGATGGTTTTAAGAAAGACCCGCTTGATGTTTTTCTCGAATCATATACTCCAAAAGTTCTTGATGAATCAGCTAATGCTCAGGAAAAATTGGTTAAGCCGGTTACATTCAGATTGAATTATACTGTTACAGTTGAACCCAACGCAGTTCCTAATGGTGAAGTAATAAGATGCTGGTTACCATTTCCAAGAGAAGGTCACGAAAGACAGCAAAACATTAAACTGCTTGGTATAAATTCGGATGAATATGTTATTGCAAGTAATGATAATCTGCAACGAACAATTTATTTTGAAAAAGTCGCACAAAAAGATCAACCTACTGTATTTAATATTGTTCTTGAAGTAACAAATTATTCTGAAGTAAATTTCATTGAACCGACACAAATAAAACCTTACAACAAGAACTCAGGTTTGTACAAAACTTTTACTTCTGAAAGAGCACCGCACATCGTCTTTACTGATAAAATAAAAAATCTGTCAAAAGAAATAGTCGGTGAAGAAAAAAATCCTTATCTGATTGCAAAGAAAATATTTACCTGGATTTCAACAAACATTCCCTGGGCTGGAGCAAGAGAATATTCAACAATCGAAAATATATCCGAGTATTGTTTGACCAGAAAGCATGGTGATTGTGGAATTAAGACTCTCCTGTTTATGACATTATGCAGATACAACGGAATTCCAGCTAAATGGCAAAGCGGCTGGATGCTTCATCCAGGTGAAGTTAATCTTCACGACTGGTGTGAAATTTATCTTGAAGGGTATGGGTGGGTTCCTGTTGATCAGTCATTTGGAATGGTAGATTCAGAAAAAGAAGATGAAAAATATTTTTTCCTTGGAAGCATTGACCCTTACCACTTGATAATAAATGACGATTACTCAACTCCAATATTCCCGGCTAAAATTTTCCCAAGAAGTGAAACCGTTGATTTTCAAAGAGGTGAATTAGAATGGCGTGGTGGAAATTTATATTTTGATAAATGGGATTATCATATGGAAGTTGAGTACATCGAACCAAAATAA